A window from Prochlorococcus marinus CUG1435 encodes these proteins:
- a CDS encoding phage holin family protein — MEKPKNKNFANTASRISAIASSVMDLHVRIALQEVDREKRRLISGGIFLAIGSTLLLLVLICIHIIFYLFLTNFNNWNTEYNLLLIIFIDLFLAGLSLKLGGRLSKGPYLPQTLEGLGKTTKAVLGKK, encoded by the coding sequence ATGGAAAAACCAAAAAATAAAAATTTTGCAAATACCGCCTCAAGAATTTCAGCTATCGCAAGTTCAGTGATGGATTTGCATGTAAGAATAGCTCTTCAAGAAGTAGATAGAGAAAAACGAAGATTAATCAGTGGTGGAATATTTTTGGCAATCGGAAGTACACTACTATTATTGGTTCTAATTTGCATCCACATTATTTTTTATCTTTTTCTGACAAACTTTAATAACTGGAATACTGAATATAATTTACTACTGATAATATTTATCGATTTATTTCTTGCAGGCTTAAGTTTGAAGCTTGGAGGAAGATTATCCAAAGGACCTTATCTTCCTCAAACATTGGAAGGTTTAGGAAAGACAACAAAAGCTGTGTTAGGCAAAAAATAA
- the accC gene encoding acetyl-CoA carboxylase biotin carboxylase subunit, with the protein MVEKVLIANRGEIALRIVRSCRELGIATVAIYSTVDKKALHVQLADEAVCVGDSLSNKSYLNIPNILAAATSRGVDAIHPGYGFLAENDKFAEMCNDHGIVFIGPSPKAIRSMGDKSTAKETMEAVGVPTVPGSKGLLSNVDEAYKLANEIGYPVIIKATAGGGGRGMRLVENSDNLEKMFKAAQGEAEAAFGNDGLYMEKFIKKPRHVEVQILADRAGNVIHLGERDCSVQRRHQKLLEESPSPAINPELRKKMGNAAIAAAKSIGYEGAGTVEFLVDDDNNFYFMEMNTRIQVEHPVTEMVTGVDLIAEQIKIASGANLEFNQHDIHLNGHAIECRINAEDPTHNFRPSPGKITGWLPPGGPGVRVDSHVYTGYEIPPFYDSLIGKLIVWGKDRNTAIKRMNRALNECAVTGIPTTINFHLTLLNKSKFKEGKIHTKYVEEELLPNY; encoded by the coding sequence ATGGTTGAAAAAGTTTTAATTGCTAATCGTGGAGAAATAGCTTTACGGATTGTCAGAAGTTGTAGAGAACTAGGTATTGCAACTGTTGCAATTTATAGCACTGTAGATAAAAAAGCATTGCATGTTCAGCTTGCTGACGAAGCGGTTTGTGTTGGAGATTCTTTAAGTAATAAGAGTTATTTAAATATTCCAAATATACTTGCTGCTGCTACTTCGAGAGGAGTTGATGCTATTCATCCTGGTTATGGATTTCTTGCTGAAAATGATAAATTTGCTGAGATGTGTAACGATCACGGCATAGTTTTTATTGGTCCATCTCCTAAAGCTATTAGATCTATGGGAGATAAATCTACAGCTAAAGAAACTATGGAAGCAGTGGGAGTTCCAACAGTTCCTGGTAGTAAAGGCTTGTTATCAAATGTTGATGAGGCTTATAAATTAGCAAATGAGATAGGCTATCCGGTAATTATTAAAGCGACTGCAGGAGGAGGTGGAAGAGGTATGAGGTTGGTTGAAAACTCTGATAATCTTGAAAAAATGTTTAAAGCAGCGCAAGGCGAAGCAGAAGCAGCTTTTGGAAATGATGGTTTATATATGGAGAAATTTATAAAGAAACCAAGACATGTAGAAGTTCAAATTTTGGCAGATAGGGCGGGTAATGTGATTCACTTAGGAGAGAGAGATTGTTCAGTTCAAAGAAGACATCAGAAGTTGTTAGAAGAGTCTCCTAGTCCTGCAATTAACCCGGAGCTAAGAAAAAAAATGGGAAATGCAGCTATTGCTGCTGCAAAAAGTATCGGTTACGAAGGAGCTGGTACAGTTGAATTTTTAGTTGATGATGATAATAATTTTTATTTTATGGAAATGAATACTAGGATTCAAGTTGAACATCCTGTTACGGAAATGGTTACGGGAGTTGATTTAATAGCTGAGCAAATAAAAATAGCGAGCGGAGCAAATTTGGAATTTAATCAGCATGATATCCACTTAAACGGTCATGCCATTGAATGTAGAATTAATGCTGAAGATCCTACGCATAATTTCAGACCATCACCTGGGAAAATAACTGGCTGGCTTCCTCCTGGAGGCCCTGGAGTAAGGGTGGATAGTCATGTTTATACAGGTTATGAAATACCTCCTTTTTATGACTCATTAATTGGGAAATTAATAGTCTGGGGTAAAGATCGTAATACTGCAATTAAACGCATGAATAGAGCTTTAAATGAATGTGCAGTAACCGGTATTCCTACAACAATTAACTTTCATCTAACCTTACTGAATAAATCTAAATTTAAGGAGGGTAAGATACATACTAAATATGTAGAAGAAGAATTATTGCCTAATTACTGA
- a CDS encoding PRC-barrel domain-containing protein, whose product MTLSNTSANKNRPNSVPSERLWLRSELMGTQVITTDTGRRLGVVGEVVVDIDRREVVALGLRDNPLTRFLPGLPKWMPLESIKQVGDVILVDSLDSLSDGFSPERYGKVINCQVITESGQPLGRVLGFSFDIETGDLISLVISAVGVPLLGEGVLSTWEIPVEEIVSSGTDRIIVYEGAEEKLNQLSSGLLEKLGVGGSSWDERQTNGYSANLVPVENQLLSGSESEVQNNLVEEYEEVFEQDDYEDDYEDELEYVEIKGSSEEINNRKKLYIDNDNSDQIENQNRLNQIDVENNIDFEQKKQSTTNLASKRPIQNATETLDIEPLDEQNLVKDNKKSEKFEIDDPW is encoded by the coding sequence ATGACTTTGTCTAACACATCTGCAAATAAGAATCGTCCTAATTCTGTTCCTAGTGAACGATTATGGTTAAGGTCGGAATTAATGGGAACACAAGTCATAACTACAGATACTGGAAGGCGCTTAGGTGTTGTTGGAGAGGTTGTTGTTGATATTGACAGAAGAGAGGTGGTCGCTTTAGGACTTAGAGATAACCCACTTACAAGATTTCTACCAGGTTTACCAAAATGGATGCCTTTAGAAAGCATAAAGCAAGTTGGAGATGTTATATTAGTCGACTCCTTAGATTCATTGAGTGACGGTTTTTCTCCAGAAAGATATGGAAAGGTAATTAATTGTCAAGTGATTACAGAATCTGGACAACCTTTAGGAAGGGTTCTTGGGTTTTCTTTTGATATTGAGACTGGGGATTTGATTTCTCTTGTTATAAGTGCAGTTGGGGTTCCTCTTTTAGGAGAGGGAGTTTTAAGTACTTGGGAAATTCCAGTTGAGGAAATAGTAAGTAGTGGTACGGACAGGATTATTGTTTATGAAGGTGCTGAAGAGAAATTGAATCAATTAAGTAGTGGACTACTTGAGAAACTTGGAGTGGGAGGTTCGTCTTGGGATGAAAGACAGACAAATGGATATTCAGCAAATCTTGTACCAGTTGAGAATCAGTTACTTTCTGGTTCAGAATCAGAAGTGCAAAATAATTTGGTGGAGGAATATGAAGAAGTTTTTGAACAAGATGATTATGAAGATGATTATGAAGATGAACTTGAATATGTTGAAATAAAGGGTTCTTCAGAGGAAATTAATAACAGAAAGAAGCTATATATCGATAATGATAATTCTGATCAGATCGAGAATCAAAATCGTTTAAATCAAATAGATGTAGAAAACAATATTGATTTTGAGCAAAAGAAACAATCAACTACTAATTTAGCTTCGAAAAGACCAATTCAAAATGCAACTGAAACGTTAGATATTGAACCACTAGATGAACAAAATTTAGTTAAAGATAATAAAAAATCAGAGAAGTTTGAAATTGATGATCCCTGGTAA
- a CDS encoding YggT family protein — MPINSLEILDVILGISLSYLTVVFLIRLILTWYPKIDLSKGLWLLISIPSSSILNLTRKLIPPIGGVDVGPVIWIGVISFLREILVGQQGLIKLALHTHIS, encoded by the coding sequence TTGCCTATAAACTCTCTCGAAATTTTAGATGTCATTTTAGGAATTTCTCTTTCATATCTAACTGTAGTTTTCTTAATAAGGTTAATTCTTACTTGGTACCCAAAAATTGATTTAAGTAAAGGTTTATGGTTATTAATTTCAATACCATCAAGCTCTATTCTTAATTTAACAAGAAAATTAATTCCCCCTATAGGAGGAGTTGATGTCGGACCAGTAATTTGGATTGGAGTTATAAGTTTTTTAAGAGAGATTTTAGTTGGTCAGCAAGGACTTATAAAACTTGCATTGCATACACATATTTCATAG
- a CDS encoding Ycf66 family protein — translation MVNASLNWASIVGIVLAVCGGGLYFLRSFKPALARDYDVFFAAIGLLCGGILFFQGWRLDPILQFGQFLLAGTTVFFAYESVRLRGVATDQARRSSYFDDDSISDVPRNSRGRFNDDYDRFEEAERPSRRFKPQEDEFDEDYMDRRSRRTNTSRAIPSAAASRSRSSTGESNQFENDEPIRRRRRQTLEDRASTQSEQNNFGERRNLSRNEVKTGSRPRMSRSVSRQDNSSSPDDSSPLRKKPSRSPIRQQTSTAQVEDASFKDTNQVKKTRETRRASSSARSSSKNQSGRYTVGTNKKKPRDNSSRFDD, via the coding sequence GTGGTCAATGCTAGTCTCAATTGGGCCAGTATTGTTGGTATTGTCCTAGCTGTATGTGGTGGAGGCCTGTATTTCTTAAGGTCTTTTAAACCTGCATTAGCAAGAGATTATGATGTTTTTTTCGCAGCTATAGGACTTTTATGCGGGGGAATATTATTTTTTCAAGGCTGGAGGTTAGATCCTATCCTTCAGTTTGGTCAGTTTTTATTAGCAGGAACCACAGTTTTTTTCGCATATGAAAGTGTGCGATTGAGAGGAGTGGCTACTGATCAAGCTAGAAGGTCATCTTATTTTGATGATGATTCTATTTCTGATGTACCTAGAAATTCTAGAGGACGATTTAATGATGATTACGATAGGTTTGAAGAAGCGGAAAGACCATCAAGAAGATTCAAACCTCAAGAAGATGAATTTGACGAAGATTATATGGATCGGAGATCTCGTAGGACCAATACTTCAAGAGCTATACCTTCTGCTGCTGCAAGTAGAAGCAGGTCTTCTACAGGAGAATCAAATCAGTTTGAAAATGACGAGCCTATAAGGAGAAGAAGAAGACAGACTTTAGAAGATAGAGCTAGTACTCAATCAGAACAGAATAACTTTGGTGAGAGACGTAACTTATCTCGTAATGAAGTTAAAACAGGATCAAGACCTAGAATGAGCCGGTCAGTTTCAAGACAAGATAATAGTTCTTCGCCTGATGATTCTTCTCCATTAAGAAAAAAACCGTCAAGATCTCCTATCAGGCAGCAAACTTCAACAGCTCAAGTAGAAGATGCTTCATTCAAAGATACTAATCAAGTCAAAAAAACTCGTGAGACGCGTAGAGCAAGTTCATCAGCTAGATCAAGTTCAAAAAATCAAAGTGGTAGATATACCGTTGGAACAAACAAAAAGAAACCTAGAGATAATAGTTCTAGATTTGATGATTAA
- a CDS encoding photosystem II reaction center X protein, with protein MFQISNLLIAADFSAEVANNSAVGMIGSFIAAALLIVIPASAFLIFVSQKDSLDRTSAGRR; from the coding sequence GTGTTTCAAATCTCAAATTTATTAATAGCAGCAGATTTTTCTGCTGAAGTTGCAAATAATTCCGCAGTTGGAATGATAGGAAGTTTTATTGCTGCTGCTTTACTTATCGTTATTCCAGCTAGTGCATTTTTGATTTTTGTCAGCCAGAAAGATTCTCTCGATCGTACTTCTGCTGGAAGACGCTAG
- a CDS encoding high light inducible protein, giving the protein MNSKEEQTNSEETNLENESSKEKQKDKNYINQNTGDNQLDEESKNIDEKYKFGWGSYSEITNGRFAMIGFLAIILIELFSQQSFLKWAGIL; this is encoded by the coding sequence ATGAATTCGAAAGAAGAACAAACTAATTCAGAAGAAACTAATTTAGAAAATGAGAGTTCTAAAGAAAAGCAGAAAGATAAAAATTACATCAATCAAAACACTGGAGACAATCAATTAGATGAAGAATCAAAAAATATTGACGAAAAATATAAATTCGGATGGGGTAGTTACTCTGAAATAACTAATGGTAGATTTGCAATGATCGGATTCTTAGCAATAATACTTATTGAATTATTTAGTCAACAATCGTTTTTAAAATGGGCAGGAATCTTATAA
- a CDS encoding glycosyl transferase, translating into MYYGLTAMKKKSVAVVIVSNGPGELTTWVNPVVNELEKINKSLFIDDKLDFILRLVLVPCPNATGKEFLVANSWNKFELITKSKSFWKLLIKPHSFADWPKKGVVIFLGGDQFWSILLAKRLGYLNITYAERISRWPQWTHKIAAMNVKVKDSIPKKYKYKCDIIGDLMADIKLNSEISLKNKEKHYIALFPGSKKAKLSIGIPFFLEVVDHIAKENQNINFIIPIAPTTNKSEYLFFQSDKNPIAKYYSSKIKTIKNLKESCFDYVIETSKNTKIYLIKKHPCYEILKECDLAITTVGANTAELAAIALPMLVVLPTQHLNMMNAWDGIFGVIGKISFINRFLAFIIKNFYFKKKKFFAWPNIKAKRMIVPERIGNISPTKIAREALFLIKNRDQLEIIRDNLHKGRGNEGAAKKLAYMIVNSIKKL; encoded by the coding sequence ATATATTATGGTTTAACTGCAATGAAAAAAAAATCAGTTGCAGTAGTTATAGTATCCAATGGTCCTGGTGAATTAACTACATGGGTAAATCCTGTAGTAAATGAGCTAGAAAAAATAAATAAATCACTATTTATTGACGATAAACTCGATTTCATCCTTAGATTAGTCCTAGTTCCTTGCCCAAATGCCACTGGTAAAGAATTTTTAGTTGCAAATTCATGGAATAAATTCGAATTAATTACAAAATCCAAAAGTTTTTGGAAATTACTAATAAAACCACATTCTTTTGCTGATTGGCCAAAAAAAGGGGTAGTTATTTTCCTTGGTGGGGATCAATTTTGGAGCATTTTATTAGCTAAAAGGTTAGGTTATTTAAATATCACATATGCTGAACGAATTTCACGATGGCCTCAATGGACGCACAAAATTGCTGCTATGAATGTAAAAGTAAAAGATTCAATACCTAAAAAATATAAATATAAATGTGATATCATTGGCGATTTGATGGCAGATATCAAACTGAATAGCGAAATATCATTAAAGAATAAAGAAAAACATTACATTGCATTGTTTCCTGGTTCTAAAAAAGCAAAGCTTTCTATTGGAATTCCTTTCTTCTTAGAAGTTGTAGATCATATAGCTAAAGAAAACCAAAATATAAATTTCATAATTCCCATTGCCCCTACCACTAATAAAAGTGAATATTTATTTTTTCAAAGTGACAAAAATCCAATTGCAAAATATTACTCATCAAAAATCAAAACAATTAAAAACTTAAAAGAATCCTGTTTTGATTATGTAATCGAAACATCAAAAAATACAAAAATTTACCTAATCAAGAAACATCCTTGCTATGAAATACTAAAAGAATGTGATCTTGCAATTACAACTGTAGGAGCAAATACTGCAGAACTAGCGGCAATTGCTCTTCCAATGTTAGTGGTCTTACCAACTCAACATTTAAATATGATGAATGCCTGGGATGGTATTTTTGGGGTAATTGGAAAAATTTCATTCATAAATCGATTCCTGGCTTTTATAATTAAAAATTTTTATTTTAAAAAAAAGAAGTTTTTTGCTTGGCCAAATATTAAAGCTAAAAGAATGATTGTTCCTGAAAGGATAGGTAATATTTCGCCGACAAAAATTGCAAGAGAAGCATTATTTCTTATTAAAAATAGAGATCAATTAGAAATCATAAGGGATAATCTACATAAAGGAAGAGGCAATGAAGGTGCCGCAAAAAAACTTGCTTATATGATTGTTAATTCAATAAAAAAACTTTGA
- the smc gene encoding chromosome segregation protein SMC produces the protein MVHINQVEFENFKSFGGSVKIPLEEGFTVVTGPNGSGKSNILDGILFCLGLANSRGMRAERLPDLINNSKVKEGKSSETLVSVKFNIQDWSPREDLPPLELEEEEISLNKGQKEWVVSRKLRLMPGGSYASTYTSDGKQCTLQQIQKILRDISVDPEGSNVVMQGDVTRIVSMNNKERRNLIDELAGVALFDTRIEQTNLKLNDVFEKQEKFQILENELQASKNKLERECEKAKRYKELKAKLLEIRELEKVLIFDKQVMNVESIKKKETEIQKNKILFNEQKESINKEILVLEDALKILVADLKEKGEDTLIKVNSDIGSINSNLRELDRISSLNKEEGIKLQKQRDEIAISKRNIESEKKSQENFDDNFLNKLNSQIDDLTKKYKSSRKKLSDAAGESGEFSKQSIQLNAELENIQNKINPLELKKRKVEEETIQNNIQKDEISSQIEVLALEKQNLLDRNNQKKETSDAKKNNLVSNSSEINSLNDEIDLLNKTKLRLYNEQLTLEKDLSRFESRKEALNESRGSYALRILLEAGLEGIHGYVAQLGEVSEKNRYALEIAAGNRLGQIVVDNDHIAAKAIEILKKKKAGRLTFLPLNRIKSQNKNYATSRFENNREPGFIDKAINLITYDDVYANVFRYVFGDTLVFSDLASARLSKQKIRLVTLGGELLEASGAITGGSKLKKDLAFRFGINNDLDDSSHIKERLLVISEALKESNNDLIIKNNKLSKLSTNRSQIIEDCASFNKEIEVNKNSLKVVIQRIEDCQSRLKKLVIANNLLVEELDHLKNKLKPLHDKLNQLQNILQKNYEKNQKSSLITFNNDFNNLDKKLELLIEERNILLEKKNQCALSKERIDNSLKITLLQEKNLQESIKNLAISHNEWIEKRDKFKKELLVLDKQKNSLEKDLGLLRRKRDELNASISNKRQEHNNYLLKLEYLERDMQSLKEELRSEKIKLENFKKDLPDPYPEFGEYKGKSLEYLQSEISIINGQLQSLEPVNMLALDELEELIERLNGLREKLEILSNERSELLLRIETVSTMRQEAFMQAFVEVDKHFRDIFANLSDGDGFLQLENPNSPLEGGLTLVAHPKGKNVRRLASMSGGEKSLTALSFLFALQKYKPSPFYALDEVDSFLDGINVERLSKLISSQSSNAQFIVVSHRRPMISASERTIGVAQAKGANTQVVGLPNAA, from the coding sequence TTGGTACATATCAATCAGGTCGAGTTTGAAAATTTTAAATCTTTTGGGGGAAGTGTAAAAATTCCTCTTGAAGAAGGTTTCACAGTGGTTACTGGTCCTAACGGTTCTGGGAAAAGTAATATTTTAGATGGAATTTTATTTTGTTTAGGCTTAGCTAATAGTAGAGGGATGAGAGCAGAAAGATTACCAGATCTTATAAATAACTCTAAGGTTAAAGAAGGCAAATCATCCGAAACATTGGTATCGGTAAAATTTAATATTCAAGATTGGTCTCCTAGAGAGGATCTACCACCTTTGGAATTAGAAGAAGAAGAAATTTCTCTCAATAAGGGTCAAAAAGAGTGGGTAGTTTCGAGAAAATTAAGGCTTATGCCTGGTGGATCTTATGCTTCTACTTATACTTCCGATGGAAAACAATGTACTTTGCAACAAATACAGAAAATATTAAGGGATATTAGTGTTGATCCTGAGGGTAGCAACGTTGTTATGCAGGGAGATGTAACAAGAATAGTATCAATGAATAATAAGGAGAGAAGAAATCTTATCGATGAATTAGCAGGAGTAGCACTTTTTGATACAAGAATAGAACAAACTAATTTGAAATTAAATGATGTTTTTGAAAAGCAAGAAAAGTTTCAAATTTTGGAAAATGAATTGCAAGCTAGTAAAAATAAGCTTGAAAGAGAATGTGAAAAAGCAAAGAGATATAAAGAGTTAAAGGCAAAACTTCTTGAAATAAGGGAATTAGAAAAAGTGCTTATTTTTGATAAACAAGTTATGAATGTTGAATCTATAAAGAAAAAAGAAACTGAAATTCAGAAAAATAAAATATTATTTAATGAACAAAAAGAATCTATTAATAAGGAAATATTAGTTTTAGAGGATGCTTTGAAAATACTAGTTGCTGATCTTAAGGAGAAAGGAGAGGATACTTTAATCAAAGTGAATTCTGATATTGGAAGTATTAATTCTAACTTGCGAGAACTTGATAGGATATCAAGTTTAAATAAAGAAGAGGGCATTAAATTACAAAAGCAGAGAGATGAAATTGCAATATCGAAGAGGAATATCGAGTCAGAAAAGAAAAGCCAAGAAAATTTTGACGATAATTTTTTAAATAAATTAAACTCGCAAATTGATGATCTCACAAAAAAATATAAATCATCTAGAAAAAAACTGTCTGATGCAGCGGGAGAATCTGGAGAATTCTCAAAACAAAGTATTCAATTAAATGCAGAGCTTGAAAATATACAAAACAAAATTAATCCCTTGGAATTAAAAAAAAGGAAAGTTGAAGAAGAAACAATTCAAAATAATATACAAAAAGATGAAATATCATCACAAATCGAAGTTTTAGCTTTAGAAAAGCAGAATCTTTTGGATAGAAATAACCAAAAAAAAGAGACATCTGACGCTAAAAAAAATAACTTGGTAAGTAATAGTTCGGAAATTAATTCTTTAAATGATGAAATTGATTTATTAAATAAAACCAAATTAAGGTTGTACAACGAGCAATTAACACTTGAAAAGGATTTATCTAGATTTGAAAGTAGAAAAGAAGCTTTAAATGAATCAAGAGGTTCATATGCTCTCAGAATTCTTTTAGAGGCAGGGTTAGAGGGTATACATGGCTATGTAGCTCAACTTGGAGAAGTCAGTGAAAAAAATAGATATGCATTGGAGATTGCTGCAGGAAATAGACTTGGACAAATTGTTGTTGATAATGATCATATTGCAGCTAAAGCAATTGAAATTCTTAAAAAGAAGAAGGCGGGGAGATTAACTTTTTTACCTTTAAATAGAATTAAAAGTCAAAACAAGAATTATGCTACTTCAAGATTTGAAAATAATAGAGAGCCTGGATTTATTGATAAGGCTATTAATTTAATTACTTATGATGATGTTTATGCAAATGTTTTTAGATATGTTTTTGGAGATACCTTGGTCTTTTCAGACCTAGCTTCAGCTAGGTTATCTAAACAAAAAATTAGGTTGGTCACTTTGGGGGGTGAATTATTAGAGGCTAGTGGTGCAATTACAGGTGGCAGCAAGTTAAAGAAAGATTTAGCTTTTAGATTTGGAATTAATAATGATCTTGATGATTCTAGTCATATAAAAGAAAGATTATTGGTTATTTCAGAAGCTTTAAAAGAGTCAAATAATGATTTGATCATAAAAAATAATAAACTTAGTAAATTAAGTACTAATCGCAGTCAAATAATTGAAGACTGTGCCTCATTTAATAAAGAAATTGAAGTAAATAAAAATTCACTGAAGGTAGTAATCCAAAGAATTGAGGATTGTCAATCGAGATTAAAAAAACTAGTTATCGCTAATAACTTATTGGTTGAGGAGTTAGATCATTTAAAAAATAAATTGAAGCCTCTACATGATAAGTTGAATCAACTTCAGAATATTCTTCAGAAGAATTATGAAAAAAATCAAAAATCATCACTAATTACTTTTAATAATGATTTTAATAATCTTGATAAAAAACTTGAATTACTTATTGAAGAGAGAAATATCTTATTAGAGAAGAAGAACCAATGCGCTTTAAGTAAAGAACGTATTGATAATTCATTAAAAATTACATTGTTACAAGAAAAAAACTTGCAGGAATCTATCAAAAATCTTGCAATTTCTCATAATGAATGGATAGAAAAAAGAGATAAATTTAAAAAAGAGCTTTTAGTTCTTGATAAGCAAAAAAATTCTTTAGAGAAGGATTTAGGTTTATTGAGAAGGAAAAGAGATGAATTAAACGCTTCAATTTCAAATAAAAGGCAAGAACATAACAACTATCTTTTAAAGCTGGAATATCTAGAAAGAGATATGCAATCTCTAAAAGAAGAGCTTAGGAGCGAGAAAATAAAATTAGAAAATTTTAAAAAGGACCTACCTGATCCTTACCCGGAGTTTGGAGAATATAAAGGCAAGAGTCTTGAATATTTACAATCAGAAATCTCGATTATAAATGGACAATTACAAAGCTTAGAACCTGTTAATATGTTGGCTCTTGATGAATTAGAAGAATTGATTGAAAGATTAAATGGTTTAAGAGAAAAATTAGAAATTCTATCTAATGAAAGATCTGAATTATTGCTCAGAATAGAGACTGTATCTACTATGCGTCAAGAGGCTTTCATGCAAGCATTTGTAGAAGTTGATAAACATTTTAGAGATATCTTTGCCAATTTATCTGATGGCGATGGTTTTCTTCAACTTGAAAATCCAAATTCTCCTCTGGAAGGAGGCTTAACTTTAGTCGCTCATCCTAAGGGGAAAAATGTCAGGAGATTAGCATCTATGTCAGGTGGAGAAAAATCATTAACTGCTTTAAGCTTTTTATTTGCTTTGCAAAAATATAAACCTTCACCTTTTTACGCATTAGATGAGGTTGATAGTTTTTTAGATGGTATAAATGTTGAAAGGTTGTCAAAATTAATATCTAGTCAATCATCAAATGCTCAATTTATAGTTGTAAGTCATAGAAGGCCTATGATAAGTGCGTCTGAACGAACAATCGGTGTTGCGCAAGCAAAAGGTGCTAATACGCAAGTTGTTGGGTTACCAAATGCTGCATAA